Genomic window (Sulfurimonas sp.):
TAAAAAAGTTTTATACTCTTCTTGTAAAAGAGGGGAGAGAGTTTTAAGGTAAGACACTCCATCTTGCATACAGTCTTCTTTTGCCTTTGGATCACGAAGATTATATAAAGATAAAATCTCTTCTAAAACAAATTCTATAAAAGGTTTAGCTTCTCTAAACATTATAGATAGTTCTTCTATCGCACCATTATTTACCATATCTGCGGGGTCAAGTCCATCTGAAAAAATTACTACACCACCTCTAAAGCCACCAGCACTCAAAAGTCTGGATGCCTTAAGAGCAGCAGTTCGACCTGCTTTATCCCCATCATAAGCCATAACAATTCTTGGCTCACCCTTTCGTAAAAGGGGTAGATGCTCTTGTGTTAGTGCTGTTCCTAAAGTTGCAACCGCGTTGCTAAAACCTGCTTGATGAAGCATAATAACATCAAGATAACCCTCTGTAACGATTATCTCTTTTGTTTTATAAAGTGTTTGTTTAGCATGATGATAAGCATACAAAAGACGCGATTTATTAAAAAATGCTGTTTGCGGAGAGTTTACATACTTTGCTTGATGTCCGGTTATAGTTCTTCCACCAAAACCAACAATTGAACCATTGGCAGAATGAATTGGAAAAGTAACTCGTTCGATAAACCTAGCGTAAGAACTTCTATTGTCTTCATTGTAACCAACAACTCCCATCTCAACTGCTTCATTCATACTAAATTGCTCAGATGTTATATAGTTGATTGTTGAAGAAGTATCTGGAGCATAACCGATTCCAAACTTCTCTACACTACTCTCATAGATGCCACGCTCTTTTATATATGTTAGTGCTGTTTGTTTTGATGTTAGTAGGTTTTGATACCATTCATTGAGTTTATCCATTAATTGAGAACGAGGTTTATTATGTTTGTTATCTGTATATGAAAGTGTAAAGTTATAAGTATCTGCTAACTTTTCTAAGGCTTCTGGATAGTTTAATTTCTCATACTCCATAACAAACTTAATACTATCTCCACCAGCTCCACAGCCAAAACAATGATATATCTGTTTTTGAGGACTTACTACAAAAGAAGGGGATTTTTCATCGTGAAAAGGGCAAGGTGCTTTGTAGTTTGCACCTGCCTTTTTTAACTCCACATAAGAACCAACAACATCAACTATATCAAGTCTTGCTTTTAAGGCTTCTATGGAATCTTGCGCTATCATTCTTATATTATACTAAAAAAACATTAAAGGAGTAAAGATATTATTTTTTTATATATAAACTTGATGTTGGGTGATTTGGTTTAGTGATTTGAGGTTTTTTTGTGTCTCTTGTATCATATTTTACTACATCTTGAGCCTGAAGAGCACCTAAAGTTAAAGCTATTGCTATAATTATTTTTGTCATTTTTTTATCCTTGGTAAGAGCGTATTAGACTCTAAATTTTTAAATCAGACAAATTCTATCCGATTTAAAAAACTCACGCATTGACATAAATCAATAAAGGACAAATTTTGTCTGATTTAAAAAAATTTGCATTTTTGAAAAATTTAGCTATAATTCCACTCTAAATGTCTTCGGGCATTATATTTTAAAGAAAGTGGGTGATGTGATATGCCAGGAATAGTACTTCGTTCAGATGATAATTTTGATGCATCTTACCGCCGTTTCAAGAAGCAGACTGACCGTAACTTAATCGTTACAGAAGCTCGTGCTCGCCGTTTCCACGAAACTGAAACTGAAAAGCGTAAGAAATTCAAAATAGCTTCTCGTAAGAAAATGCTTAAGCGTCTTTATATGATGAGACGCTACGAATCACGCCTATAAGATTAAGCCTTCGGGCTTAACTTACTTCTCTTAAAACTCAACTCCCAAACCTACTAAAAATTGAAAATCACTCTTTGCAGGAATAATTCCAGCTTCTGTTTTTTCAGGACGCAATAAATAATCCCATATAAGACTAAAATCTAAGTCTAGCCAACTTGTAAGTTCATTTTCAAGCGTAGAAATCATGTGATGCTTATATGTTCCAGACTTTTCATCTGAATATGTCAGCTTATAATTAAACTTAAAATCTACTTTTGTATTTAGCTCAATATTTGCCTTTGTGCTTATTTCTAGCGCAGGAGAAGTAGTTATTTTTTCACCCTTTTGAACTGATATATACTCTATGCGTGTATATGCTGGACCACCTGACACATCCCACTCTGCTCTATCATTATTTACAAGAGTATAGCCTATACCAGCCCCCGCAGTAAATTGATTTTTTATATTTTGAAACTCATCTCTATAAAACTCTGAAAAAAGAGGTGTCCAAAAAAAGTTTCGTGTTATATACCTATCATATTTTTGATTGATACGATGGTCATTTGCTGTTGTTTCATTATCTTTAGAAGATATACGACCTAGATAATCAAAATAAAGATTACTACTGCTCGTTCGTCTTTTTAAATTGATACTTGCTATATAATCATACTGTTCTTTATTTCCTGTGCGTATATCCAAATTAAATGATATTTTTCCTGACCAATAATTAAACTCTTTACTACCTTCTGGGGCAAAAGCTATTATCTCTGTTCTTGTAAATGTAAATTTTTTATCGCCTTGAATTATTGTGATTTCATCGTTTTTAAAGCGTATGATTCCTGAAAATTCTGCAACATCTTCAATATTCACACCTATTACATAAAAACTTTTTATTTGAGAAATATCTTTAAAGTCAAAAGTATAAAGTCCCATCTCCTTACTGTCAAATTCTAACTTATTGTTATACATGGCTTTTATTTCACCCTTAAACCACTCTCCTTTTTTTGTTTGAATCCAATCATATGCTTTTGCTTGAGGGGAGAGATCTTCCCATGGAGCTTGAAAGATAGAAACATTTTTTTGTTCCTCTTTTTTAACTGCCTCGCGAACTTCTTCTTGGGATAAACCTGAAGTATCTTTTATCTCTATTAGTGTTGAATCATCTTTTCTTTCAAGTTCTATTGGCTTCTCTTGCTCTACTTTCTCCGTATTTTGAAGTTCCTGCGCAAAGAGAGGAAAAAGAAGTATAAGAAGTATAAATATTATATTTTTCATATCAATTCAACCATTATATATTTTATTATATACAAAACTATATAGTTATAGCTTCCCGTACATTTCATTGTAAAAACTAAGTGCATATCTGTCACTCATAGATGCTATGTAATCCGCCACTACACGGTGTTTATGTCTTTTTTTTAACTGCTCAAAATAAAACTTTGGTAACATCTTTTGCTCTTGCATTAAAGCACTATAAAGACCTTTTATAGCCTGTTTTCCTGCAAACATGCGTATAACTATCTCTTTATGTTGATATAATTTGTTTAAAAGTAGCTTTTTAAGCTTTTTAATTTTTGTTTCTAATACGGCATCAAAACCTATGGGAATCTCATCTTTAACATCTACCTTTTCTCTTGAATAATCTAAAAGAGAATAAACCAAATGATTTATAAAGTGGGAGCTAAATCTATAACGAAACATCTCATCTTCTTCTAAAGATATATCTTCATCATAAACTTTTTGAAGTATCTCTTGGATTAGTTCACTTTCTTTTAAGTCTTCAAAGCTAATAAGTCCCGAGTTGATACCATCATCTATATCATGACTCATATAAGCAATCTCATCAGCCCTATCAACTATCATAGCTTCTACCGATGGATGCGTATCAAGATTAAACGCTCCATCAATCCAAGAAGGTAAAAAACTTTTTTTATACGGATAAGAGTGTTTTAAAATTCCTTCTAATGTAGCAAAAGTTAGGTTTAATCCATCAAAATTTTTATATCTTTTTTCTAAAGATGAAACAACTCTAAAGCTTTGAAAATTATGCTCAAAACCATTTTTAAACCCATCTTCTTTCAAACACTCATTTAAAGTATCTCCACCAATATGTCCAAAAGGAGTATGCCCTAAATCATGTGCTAAAGCTATCGCTTCAGCCAAAGATTCTCTTAGTCCAAGGTGTGAAGTAATAGAACGCGCGATTTGTGAAACTTCTAAAGAATGCGTTAAACGAGTTCTAAAAAAATCACCCTCTTGATTTAAAAAAACTTGCGTTTTATACTCTAATTTTCTAAATGAACCTGAATGAATTATTCTATCTCTATCCCTCGCAAAAGGGTTTCTAAAATCTTTGTCTATTTTGTGAAATCGCTCATTTGCTAACATCTATATTAAGACTTTTTAAGAAATTTTGTAAGTATGTGAATTTTAACGCCATTTACACGACCTTCAATATGCTCAACATCATTTAAAACAAGGGTGATATTTCTAACTGCTGTGCCTCGTTTTGCTGTAAAACCTGTTCCTTTTACATCTAAATCTTTTGTGATTACAACAGTATCGCCCGCTTTAAGTGTTACTCCATTAGCATCTTTATACACAAGAGCATCTGCATCTACTCCGATGCTTTGTGCATCTGCGTATGTTTTAACATCTTCTTCCATATACATCATATCAACTAAATCTTGGCGTCCAAGAGCATTTAAAAGACGATAAGACATAACTACAACCGCGGGAACTTCACTCCACATACTATCGTTTAAACAGTTAAAATGATTTTCATCAAAGTCTGTTTCTTTCGCTAGCTCACTAGAACATTTTTCACAAATATAGATGGCTTTATCCGCACTTCCATCAGATGGAGCAACCTCAAAAACATTTAAACCTTCACTACTTGAACAAAGTTCACACTTATTAGAACTTCTTGATATTAACTCTTTTTCTATACTCATAGATGCTACCTTGATAATTATTAACCAAATTATACCTTCTTGATTTGTATTAATAACTTAGATTTTGACTTATGCTAAAATCCACATATGAAAAAAGTAATATACATAACCCTACTCCTTCTAATATCTTCATTTTCTTATGCAAATGAAAGTAAAGTTTGTCAAAAATGTCACCCTATCATTTATGATGAATACTATAAGTCTTCTCACCGTAAAGCTTCAACTGTGAATAACCCTATCCACAAAGCTCTTTGGGACAAACATCCAAAAGATGCCGATGGATACAGTTGTGCTAAGTGTCACTCTCCTAGTGATAAAGAGTTAATGGCAACTGGTATCTTAAAAGAAAACAAAATTCAAAAAGAAGAACCTATCTCTTGTGTTTATTGTCATACGATAACAGATGTAAAAGAAGGAACTAACTCAAACACTAACCTAATAACAAACAAAAAAAGAGAGTTCTATACAGCACAAGCTGATAAAAAGGGTTCTAAAAAAGCTGAGTATCAAACAAAAAGCTCATTCTTTGGTTTGGTTAAAGTATCGCAAAATTCCCCTTTTCATAAGATAGACTATAACAACGAAAATTATTACAACGGTAATGTTTGTATGGGATGCCACTCTCATGTAAATAATGAGCATAGTTTTGATATAACAATGCTAGATGCCATGATTGATAAAAAAGATAAAAACAACTGTGTAACTTGTCATATGCCTCAAGTTAGTGGAACAAAAGTTACTCTAAATGAGAGTAAAACTCATGCTTTTCACGGGATTGCTGGCATCTATCATATGAATAAAGAGATGGGCAAATATATTGATTTTAGCATAGATAAAAAAGACAATAATTTTATCGTTAAGATCATAAATAAGTCAAACCATGCTCTTTTTGGTCAAGCTTTTAGAGAAGGTGTTTTACAAGTGACTATCTTAAGAAATGGTAAAACTATTAGTTTAAAACCTTTTATATTTACAAGAATTTTAGCAAAAGATGGCAAAGAAGTTATGCCTTGGTTAGCAAATGAAACATTAAAAGATACTCTAATCTATGCAAAAAAAGATGTGATTTTTGAGAGTAAAATTTTAGACGGGGATAAAATAACACTAACACTAGGAGTTAGAAGAATCTCTAAAGAAGCATCTAAAAAACTAAACCTTCAAAACAACAAAGAAGTAACAAAATTAAAAATTCTAAAAAACCAATCTTTTAATTTTTAGTCTTGTTAAACTTTAGGGCTTCGTCTTTGCTCTCTTGTTTATGTTTAGTCTGATTAAAAGCTTTGTCCGCTTCTTTTTCATTGTAGTTTCTGCATTCCTCTGGCACCACAGTATTTGGTTCAGAAGCTATTTTGTCACACATAGATGCATTGATGGTGAAATGAGAACAACCGCTAAATAAAAATACTAAAATTAAACTATATTTATACATAATATTTTATTTCTTTTTTACAATCAAGTCTAAATATTTAGTTGGGGTAACTCTCATCATCTCTTGAGCTAACCAACGAATCTGAAAATATGCAGCACCACTATCTCTAAGTGTAAAATAATTCTTTAGACTTCTAAGATTAAAAGTAACAACCATATCTACTTTTACATTATCAGTGATAATATGCTTAAAAGCATCTCCAACATTTCTTTTTTTCTTTCCACTTTGAAGTGCCACAAAAAGTCCCTCTGAGTCATTGTTAAAATCCGACAAAAAGCCAAGTGAACTTTTAGCAATAGCGATGGAGTTAAAATTTTCTACCTTTGTTTGCTGATACACTAGTTTATCAAACATAGAAGCTATCTCAACTCTGTTATAACCTTCATCACAAGTAACAAACATATCAAAACTCAAAATCTTACTTATAAAAAATTCTTTATCACCCTGTGCTGCAACAAAAGCATTTATAATAGAACTCATTGTATAACGGGTACTTCGTACACTTATAGCTTGGATGCGATGACGAGCATGTTCTTGAAGTACTCCTCTTGAAGTTCCTCTTATTAAAAAAGACAAATTAGCATGTTCTAAAATAGAGTGATGAAAATATGTCCAAGATAAATCTCCTAAAAGACTTGATTCTTCAATAGCGTTTATATCAGTACACATCTTTGAATCTGGGAGATTATTTTCTATATAATTTATAACTTCATTTTCGCTGTTTGAAAAAGAGTCATAACAAGTTCTAGCTGCTGTTTCTGCAACACCTATACCTGTATCTTGAAGTAAAATCACCTCTGGTTTAGAATACTCGATGCCATACATTTGTTCCATACATCTTCCCTAAATTTAATTATCGATATTTTACTATAATTTGTCTTTACTCTTATCTTGATATACTAAAACCAATTCCGATTTTATCTACTTTGTTGTCATAATCTATCAAACTCTCGCCATAACCACTAAAGCCTTTTACATATAAAAACAAATCTTTTCTACCAAGAACAGGATAACTATAATTTAATTCTATCGCGCCATGATTAGAAAAATTATGCCTAAGTTTTACCTCTGCTAAATGCTTTTTATATGGAAACATAAACTTTAGATGCCCATGTCCAAGATAATCCAAAAGTTCTGGATTATAGTCAAAATTATCAGAAAGTCTATACCATAGCTTTAACTCTGTAAACATATATTTATATTGAAAATATAAACTACTGCTTAAAGAATTCCATGACCGCTCTTCCTCACCACCTCTGCCATTTGACTCATGTTCAAATGAAAATTTCACAGCTTTTAAAAATTTACCATCATTAAATTCGGAGGTAGGAATCATAATGTAAAGCTCTGGATTATAGTTGGTTTCTCTAAAATATGCCGAGTCTGTGTAGAGTTGCCAAAAAGCAAGTTGAGTATATGCAACAGAGTATATCTCTCCAAATCCCAATAAATCTGAAGCAAAATCAAACTTTATACTGACTTGAAACTCTGTTTCCATATCTTTTGCTTCATGGTTATTCGTATCAGCATATACTCCATTAGCCAAATAACTAATCGGTAAAAAATAGTTTGCTTTATAGGCTTTTATATTATAAAGAGATTGTGTATATTGTCTTATTGTATCTTGAGTTTGAGAGTCATTAGATTTTTCTATGCTTTTATATAGTTCGCGTTGTTCTTTGTCTATATCTCTTCTTGAATCATATTTTATTTGCTCATAGTAACTTTTTGAAGAAATTTTATACCATTTAGCAGAAAGTTCTTTGTCTTTGTCGCAACCCTCTCCATTTTCATACATTTTACCTAGAAAATAAGCAGCATCTGAATCTCCTTTATTTGCTAAAGTATCAAACATAACAAAGGACTTCTCGAAGTCACCATTTTTATATAGCGTATAAGCATCTTCAAACTTCACAGAAGAAGAAAAAAGAAGGGTTATTAAAAGAGTTAGTGTTACTAATATTTTCATGTTAAGCCCTACTTTTGGATTCCATCTAAGATAGGAACAAACAAACACGATTCAAGTTCACTAACTTGGATTGAGCTTCCGATTTTTTTAAAACTGGTTATGACTTGTTTGTTTGCCTGTTGGATAGGAGCAATTAAAATTCCACCATCCGATAGCTGTTCAAACAACTTTTGTGGGATTTCTTTGGTAGAAGCAGAAAGAAGAATCCTATCATAAGGAGCGTACTGAATCCATCCATTTTGTCCATCATCTGTTCTTGTGTGAATATTGTTAATATTTAAATCTCTAAATCTTTTTTTTGCTTCTAACATCAAGGATTCTATCCTCTCTATACTAAAAACTCCACGAAAAAGATGTGAGAGAACTGCCGCTTGGTAACCACTTCCACAACCAATTTCTAAGACTCTATCTGCCCCTTTTGGCTCTAAATATTGAGTCATTTTGGCAACTGTTAATGGAGAACTTATATATTGGGCAGCACCTATTGGCAAAGCATCTAATTTATAAGCATTATGCTTAAATCCAGCTGGAACAAACTCTTCTCTATTTGTTTTAGCGATGGCATTTTTTACCTCATTACTTAAAGAAAAATTTTGATGACACTCATCTGCCAATCTTTGTGTTTTACTCGCGGTTATTCTATCCAATACTAACATCCATATTTTAAAATCTATTAGATGCAATTATATCTTAAAACTCATATTTGCACTATGCTTTGACTTTCTTGGATTTGCATTTTTAATACATATTAAATAAAGTAGTTGATTATTCAAAATTAAGGATATTTATAATGCCCCTAAAAATCAAGACAACATTTCTAAAGATTTAATTTCATAAGCAACTGCTACTTTATCCTACACTTTTTAAATAATCAAGATAGACATTCATAGGTTTTCTATAATCTAAACTTGAATGAAATCTCTTAAAATTGTATTTGTAAATATATGATTTTACTCCTTCTTTTAAATCTCGAATTGTCTCATAATCGTTGATGTAAATATTGCCATGCTTGAGAGTTCTAAAAAATCTTTCAATTACAATATTATCTATACTTCTGCCTTTGCCATTCATAGATATTTTTATGTCATGATTCTTAAGTACCTGAGTATGCTCATAACTTGTATATTGACTCCCTTGATCGGTGTTAAATATTTTTGGTTTAGGATATTTAGCAAGTGCATCTTCAAGAACATCAGTTGCTAATGTCGTATCCATAGAGTTTGAAATTTTATAGGACAAGATAGCTTTAGAGTGCCAGTCTATAACAGCAGCTAAGTACATGAAGCCACCATTGATACGAATATAAGTAATATCGCCACTCCACACTTCGTTTGGAGTTGGTACATATACAGTTTTTCGTCTTCCAATTTTAGTCCAATATTGTTTGAGTAGATATGCATAAATTGGATGTGCTTGATTTTTGAGGCTAGTGAGTTTCCTCTTCATTGGATATATCGCCTGTATGCCAAGGATACCCATATATTTTAACACTCTATTTCTACCGATGGCATAGCCATCTTCTTTCAGTTATTCATAAATAAATCTATAACCATACTCAGAATTCTCAGTAGCTACTTCATCAATCCTATGAAGTAACTTTATCTTCTCTTGACTCATTGGCACTGGTTGATAGTAGTAACTACTTCTACTGATACCAAGACTTTCACACTGCTCTAACACAGATATTTTATTATGCTTAGACTCTATTAGAGACTTTTTATTATCAAAGTCCAAGCTCTTTAACTTTCCCGTTGCCCACTCCGCTTTGATAGTTGCTTTTCCAAGTGCTTTAGCTAGTCCATCATTTTCAGTTTTCAGTTCTTCTATCTCATCTCTATATGCTTTAGTTGCTCCAGCTACATCAAATGCTAAAGATGCATTTTCTAAAAATTGAGTTTTCCATTTCCCCAAAGACTGAGAAGTGATTTTATACTTAGTTGCAATCTGACTTGTTGTCATCTCTTCTTTTAACATTTCTAAGACTATTTTTGTTTTTTGTTCGGCAGTATAAGTTTGCCCTTTTTTTCTACTCATAATTTATCTCCATATTTCTTACTTATTTTAGCTTTTTTGAAAATAAATCTTACTGAATTTGTGTCTTAGATTTTAGGGGCATTATAAGAAACTTACATAAAGTATATTAGAGATAACAAAGATGACATACTGTTTGAATATTTCAAACTTAATTATTGTAATTACACAGAAAAATACTTTGATGTTGTATATGAGACAATGAAACTTGATAGAAGTTTGATAATTGAAAATTTTGAGACTATTGGTAAGAGTATTTTGGTACTTGATTGGTGGGATATCAATGAACTATTAGAAGAAAATAATCTTAATGAAAATAAAAAAGACTACTATAAAACTTTATATTATATGCAAAAACTAAAACTTGATAATAATCAAATAAATGAACTTATAGATAAACAGAATTCTGTGATTAATATTGTAGAAAATAAAAAATGTACATTATGGTAATTATGTAAATTTATTGACTCAAGTCAACCACTATCTCTAATCTAATAAAACTTGACTAAGCGTACTATATTTGGTACTATTATAAAAAGGATTGATTATGACAAAGGTAATGACAGTGAGTCAAGCTAGAATAAACATTTATAAAATAATGGATGAAACGGCCCAAACACATCAACCTATTATGATTACTGGAAAAAGAAATAATGTTGTAATGCTTTGTGAAGAAGACTGGAATGCAATTGAAGAGACCTTATTCTTAAACGCTATACCAGGTATGGCAACTTCTATAAAAGAAGCTATGGATGCTCCTAATAGCGAATTTAGTGAAGATATTGAATGGTAGCCTACAAAGTTACTTATTCAAAACAAGCTTTAAAAGATGCAAAAAAACTCTCATCTGTTTCTTTAGATAAAAAAGCCAAAGAATTAATTGAACTTATTAAAAACAATCCATTTCAAAAAGCACCTCCATATGAAAAACTAGTTGGAAACTTAAGCGGTTCATACTCACGCAGAGTAAATATTAAACATCGAATAGTTTATGAAATTATTGAAGATGAAAAACTTGTAAGAATATCAAGAATGTGGACTCATTACGGAGAATAACAAAACTTTAGAGTTATCTTACGCTATCCCAACATCCATATATTTTCTCATTACTTTTATCTCTTTGGGGCTATATTCAAGGCTTAAGCAAGGGTTATCTATGTTTCTTTGTACCATTCCATGAGGGCTTATAATTCCGCTCATTTTTGTACAATCTTCATTTAAAGAATCACTTGCAACTACATAACATTGGTTCATAATAGCTAAGGCTTGAGTTAGATTGGCAAAATGCTCCGTTCTTAAAACTCCCCACCAAGATGGGACTGCTATAACATCTGCCCCTTGTGACTTTTGCCATAACTCTTTAAAACGAAGTTCAAAACATATAAAAATGGCTATTTTAATTCCATCAACCTCTACTATTTTGATGTTCTCATCACTTCCTTCACTCATATACTTATGCTCATCACCAAAACGAAAAAGTCTTGCTTTTGCTCTTTCATAAACTATTTTACCGTTATGAAAGATTTTTGCAAAATTAAAAACTTCTGTACCTCTTCGCTCTAAGATTGTAAGTATAATTATTTTAGAAAAAGAAGCTTTTTTAATCTCCCTTATTGCTTCATCAGCAAAATCTAAAACCTTTTCAAAGTTTTCATAATCATAACTTGTTAGACAAACTTCTGGAGCAACTATCAGCGAGTTTTTATCACACGCATCTATGAGTTTTAAAAGTGTTTGTAAGTTAGTGTTATAGTCATCTGTTGTTGTGTCAAAGAGCAAAGAGTTTAGCGTGTACAACTATTCCCCTAAAGCAAAAACATTTGAAAGAGTATTTATATAATTAAAATAACCTGTTATTGCAACAGCTTCTATAACTTGGACATCACTATAACCCATCTCTTTAAGAGCGGTTATTTCTTCTTTTAAGATTTTATAATTATCTTTTTTAGAAGCTTTTATACAAAAGTTTAAAAGTGCTTTTTCTTCTTTTGTAGTGCTTATAGCATCTACACCTTTTAAAACTTCTTCTATTCTTTGCTCTGTTAGTCCAAGCATTTTTGCGATGCTTTTATGTACATCTACGCACATCTTACAACCATTTTCTACTGAAATAAGAAGTGCTATAGATTCTTTGATGTCATAAGATAGTGAAGTCTCATCAAGAAGATACTTTTGAATCATTACATCAGTTGCAAAATATACTTTCTCATCAATTGCTAAGAGTTTAAATATCTCTCCTAGCTTTCCTGTTTTTTCTAAAATTGGTCTAGCTTTACCTTGAATTGCTGGACTCATTTGCTCAAACTCTGGTAAATCTATATGTGCCATCTTTGCTCCTTTAATTTTATTTCTTAAAAATCATCATCAAAAGTTAAAGAACCTTTTGAGTAGTTAGTTACAGTGCCTTCAAAAAAATTAGTTTTTTGATCGTTAAATTTTGCAAAATCATCAACCCACTTAATAGGGTTATCTACATTATAAAGTTTCTCAAATCCGACTGCGT
Coding sequences:
- a CDS encoding type II toxin-antitoxin system Phd/YefM family antitoxin, which gives rise to MTKVMTVSQARINIYKIMDETAQTHQPIMITGKRNNVVMLCEEDWNAIEETLFLNAIPGMATSIKEAMDAPNSEFSEDIEW
- a CDS encoding Txe/YoeB family addiction module toxin, with amino-acid sequence MVAYKVTYSKQALKDAKKLSSVSLDKKAKELIELIKNNPFQKAPPYEKLVGNLSGSYSRRVNIKHRIVYEIIEDEKLVRISRMWTHYGE
- a CDS encoding carbon-nitrogen hydrolase family protein, which produces MYTLNSLLFDTTTDDYNTNLQTLLKLIDACDKNSLIVAPEVCLTSYDYENFEKVLDFADEAIREIKKASFSKIIILTILERRGTEVFNFAKIFHNGKIVYERAKARLFRFGDEHKYMSEGSDENIKIVEVDGIKIAIFICFELRFKELWQKSQGADVIAVPSWWGVLRTEHFANLTQALAIMNQCYVVASDSLNEDCTKMSGIISPHGMVQRNIDNPCLSLEYSPKEIKVMRKYMDVGIA
- a CDS encoding carboxymuconolactone decarboxylase family protein; translated protein: MAHIDLPEFEQMSPAIQGKARPILEKTGKLGEIFKLLAIDEKVYFATDVMIQKYLLDETSLSYDIKESIALLISVENGCKMCVDVHKSIAKMLGLTEQRIEEVLKGVDAISTTKEEKALLNFCIKASKKDNYKILKEEITALKEMGYSDVQVIEAVAITGYFNYINTLSNVFALGE